In Lentimicrobium sp. L6, the genomic window TGTTGTGACGGGTGTAATCGTATTCGCTACCAATATTTCCAAGTCCAGCAATGAGATACTTCATTTTGTTATTTATATGATTTAAATGGTAATATAAGAAAAGGCATAAGGTAAAATACCTTATGCCTTATATGTAGATTCTTAAGATTCTTATTCAGCTGCAGCAGCTTCACCACCTTCGCCTTCGCCTTCGCCATCTTCATCTTCTTCACCAACAGCAGCACCTCTAGCGGTTTTAACACCTACTACAAGGTTTCCTTCTGTGATTTGTGGAACAAGTTTCCCGAAATCGATATCACGAATTTTGATGTTGTTTCCAATATTAAGACCAGAAATGTCAATTGTGATAAATTCAGGAATGTCATTAACTAAACCTTTAATAGGAATGGTTCTTAATTTTTTAGTTAATATTCCACCTTTGATGATACCAGGAGCTACGCCTTTTAGTTTAACAGGAAGGTCGATATTTACAGGCTTGCCTTCAATAATTTGAAGAAAATCAGCATGCAATGGCTCATCTGTTACTGGATGATATTGAACGTCTTGTAAAATTGCAGGAATTACTTTTCCATTAATCTCTAGATCAATAATAAATACATCAGGAGTAAAGATAATTTTGTTGAAAGGGTTCTTTTCAATAGTGAAGTGAGTTTGCTCACCACTGCCA contains:
- a CDS encoding 50S ribosomal protein L25, whose amino-acid sequence is MKRVSISGSPRENVGKKDAKMHRAEGRVVSVLYGSGEQTHFTIEKNPFNKIIFTPDVFIIDLEINGKVIPAILQDVQYHPVTDEPLHADFLQIIEGKPVNIDLPVKLKGVAPGIIKGGILTKKLRTIPIKGLVNDIPEFITIDISGLNIGNNIKIRDIDFGKLVPQITEGNLVVGVKTARGAAVGEEDEDGEGEGEGGEAAAAE